The Syngnathus typhle isolate RoL2023-S1 ecotype Sweden linkage group LG1, RoL_Styp_1.0, whole genome shotgun sequence genome includes a window with the following:
- the ankhd1 gene encoding ankyrin repeat and KH domain-containing protein 1 isoform X5: protein MQDAVAGTAMLTDGFEDEIDSVTPRSPVAGMGVGATPGGVGLGGIGIGVSGKKVRLYGEPGGPSAERLDFKLAAAAVLSSGPGSGSDEDEVSEVESFILDQEDLDNPIMKTASELLLSSATDGVDLRTVDPETQARLEALLEAAAFADPEVLRRLTSSVSCALDEAAAALTRMRAENTLNAGQADNRSLAEACSDGDVNAVRKLLDEGRSVNEHTEEGESLLCLACSAGYYELAQVLLAMHANVEDRGIKGDITPLMAAASGGYVDIVKLLLVHGADVNAQSSTGNTALTYACAGGFVDVVKVLLKEGANIEDHNENGHTPLMEAASAGHVEVARVLLEYGAGINTHSNEFKESALTLACYKGHLDMVRFLLEAGADQEHKTDEMHTALMEACMDGHVEVARLLLDSGAQVNMPADSFESPLTLAACGGHVELAALLIERGANLEEVNDEGYTPLMEAAREGHEEMVALLLAQGANINAQTEETQETALTLACCGGFLEVADFLIKAGADIELGCSTPLMEAAQEGHLELVKYLLAAGANVHATTATGDTALTYACENGHTDVADVLLQAGANLEHESEGGRTPLMKAARAGHLCTVQFLISKGANVNRATANNDHTVVSLACAGGHLAVVELLLAHGADPTHRLKDGSTMLIEAAKGGHTNVVSYLLDYPNNILSVPAPDLSQLTPPSQDASQVPRVPFQALAMVVPPQEPDRAPSNIATPPPVSNKGASKQRQAALQPGIPSSVGRGPEPEPLPPFHLCQPLECIVEETEGKLNELGQRISAIEKAQLQSLELIQGEPLTKDKIEELKKSREEQVQKKKKILKELQKVERQLQLKTQQQFTKEYMEAKGLKEEQEAGLSQGPGPGPGSTLSVPGSLPLTPAALIRSSSDTDEEANKDGEQDELPGEDEEDEEEDDEDDDDDEEEEEEEEEEEEEEEEEEEEEEEEEEEEEEGSEDEVDREDYTKLPQVGTILYRDGSQTPQQPPLPLSPQAQPHPQPPPPPLPTAFVPVQPLPDYNSAEYPGSTSPDLQRVLVGQQMLGQQQSGQGQQLTGLAPGMIPQQAPDGLMVATPAQMLTDTLDDLIAAVSSRVPMLNTNTSPTPLSQPPPQTSANISSPPSVLPLYPSVDIDAHTESNHDTALTLACAGGHEELVSVLIARGANIEHRDKKGFTPLILAATAGHVGVVEVLLDKGGDIEAQSERTKDTPLSLACSGGRQEVVELLLLRGANKEHRNVSDYTPLSLAASGGYVNIIKILLNAVAEINSRTGSKLGISPLMLAAMNGHVPAVKLLLDMGSDINAQIETNRNTALTLACFQGRAEVVSLLLDRKANVEHRAKTGLTPLMEAASGGYAEVGRVLLDKGADVNAPPVPSSRDTALTIAADKGHYKFCELLINRGAHIDVRNKKGNTPLWLAANGGHFDVVQLLVHASADVDAADNRKITPLMAAYRKGHVKVVQYLVKEVNQFPSDIECMRYIATIADKELLKKCHQCMETIVKAKDQQAAEANKNASILLKELDLEKSREESKKQALAAKREKRKEKRKKKKEEQKRKMEEEEGQKIKEDSSDMQELKEDSAEESEVPIEPPSATTTTTIGISATSATFSTAFGKKRASVATTPSTNRKNKKNKTKDSPNEPIILQDPQVALAQHKADKNKIHGEPRGGSGGVTGGNSDSDPLDSTDCASESSSSGGKSQELNYLPDLTSSTSSSSSSSSSSAPSSGVAQAQTILVGPEKRHCPQPSVEAKMDKVTVSISKPTQKAPDMHDSSTNSLPSPYKTMALPVTSPNSKLSLTSPKRGQKREDGWKEVVRRSKKLSVPASVVSRIMGRGGCNITAIQDVTGAHIDVDKQKDKNGERMITIRGGTESTRYAVQLINALIQDPAKELEDLIPRNHIRVPGSKSSSSSFGNSTGGGSGSNSGPKSLSSLVTATGVSFQPSSSSSSSSSQAGGKMGKGLSSNVRQPFPVSLPLAYAHPQLALLAAQTMHQIRHPRLPMAQFGGTFPPTASTWGPFPVRPVSPGSANSSPKHNGGGAAGSARPNSTNSEHGNTASSAVTTTTNTTTTSAPSSSPASAMTPAHNPTPYNLQPSIPTPSSARKQLFAPDPRSAAVTSASVATPATSSGSAVRGAGSSAQHSSSTAPVNASQQPVGNISQPPFQQFKTEPNAVVTPGKEKPPQHAESQPVPTSDGVASASFAATSVALPPKAEPRQQLPTPPSSISATDPPPALLNSQPNPHLTAVAPPVLSHNVAHPNNTLPHFSAPAPRVSHRMQPPGPYYSLPEQQQVQTQQQSQSVFVPFNPQQEPVKQTQNQTSQPTSLPLQAQSQAQGSLQVSANLGMMNGSQIQHVANAGKQMPPNFGPAGLFNFSSIFENNNQVGNNQVWGHLPARSPPEPSYSAPPAYVNVGQMESMIPPPPPDNSKAPGYRSASQRMVNSPIALTSYATSISGSPVYLHGHTGVGTPSFSRQHFSPHPWSASTSGDSPVPPPPTASTSSLSTSAVAPPPQQKQGTSSQQDRKVPPPIGTERLARIRQTGSVNPPLLTTSYTASVGQGGIWSFGVGSASEGMSGWSQPLMSSHMMHPQMQAEQSAFSQHQPMEQDDTGIANPANNFHQPQHMPNTYMDFPKGMPMSMYGGTMLPPHPPMAEGPGGPMYNGLHAGDPAWSPIIKVVPNNADNTDPQQQMWPGTWAPHVGNVHLNHVN, encoded by the exons ATGCAGGATGCAGTAGCCGGGACGGCAATGCTgacggacggcttcgaggacgAGATTGACTCGGTGACTCCTCGCTCCCCAGTGGCAGGGATGGGGGTAGGAGCGACACCAGGAGGAGTCGGGCTAGGGGGCATTGGGATTGGCGTAAGTGGGAAGAAAGTACGCTTGTACGGGGAACCTGGCGGGCCTTCCGCAGAAAGACTGGATTTCAAACTAGCGGCCGCGGCCGTCCTCTCATCGGGTCCGGGATCCGGCAGCGACGAAGACGAGGTTTCAGAG GTGGAGTCGTTCATTTTGGACCAGGAAGATCTCGATAACCCTATAATGAAGACGGCATCTGAGTTACTTTTGTCTAGCGCAACAGACGGAGTCGATTTGAGGACTGTTGATCCAGAGACACAGGCCCGACTTGAAGCGCTACTAGAAGCTGCAG CTTTTGCAGATCCCGAGGTGCTGCGACGACTGACGTCATCTGTGAGTTGTGCCCTGGACGAGGCTGCCGCTGCTCTCACACGCATGAGGGCCGAAAACACACTCAACGCTGGCCAAGCCGACAA CCGTAGTTTAGCGGAGGCCTGCTCGGATGGTGATGTCAACGCTGTGCGCAAACTGCTGGATGAGGGGCGAAGTGTTAACGAACACACAGAGGAAGGAGAGAGCCTGCTATGTCTAGCCTGCTCGGCTGGCTATTATGAACTTGCGCAG GTCTTGTTGGCTATGCATGCCAATGTTGAAGACCGGGGCATAAAAGGGGATATTACGCCACTCATGGCTGCGGCTAGTGGAGGCTACGTGGACATCGTCAAGCTGCTTCTGGTACACGGGGCAGATGTAAATGCACAGTCCTCCACAG GGAACACAGCTCTGACATACGCATGTGCTGGCGGCTTTGTGGATGTAGTGAAGGTGCTACTCAAAGAGGGTGCTAACATTGAGGACCACAATGAAAACGGACACACACCTCTAATGGAGGCAGCCAGTGCTGGCCATGTGGAGGTGGCTCGGGTCCTCCTAGAGTATGGCGCCGGCATTAACACCCACTCAAACGAGTTCAAAGAGAGCGCTCTCACACTTGCCTGCTACAAAG GTCACTTGGATATGGTGCGTTTTCTGTTGGAGGCAGGAGCAGACCAGGAACATAAGACTGATGAGATGCACACAGCACTGATGGAGGCGTGCATG GATGGCCATGTGGAGGTGGCACGGCTGCTGTTAGACAGCGGTGCGCAAGTGAACATGCCAGCGGATTCTTTTGAGTCGCCCCTTACCCTTGCAGCTTGTGGAGGACATGTGGAGCTGGCAGCCTTGCTCATAGAGAGGGGAGCCAACTTGGAGGAG GTTAATGATGAGGGCTACACCCCCTTAATGGAAGCAGCAAGAGAAGGCCATGAAGAGATGGTAGCACTTCTCCTTGCACAAG GTGCTAACATCAATGCCCAGACAGAAGAGACTCAGGAGACGGCTCTCACTCTAGCTTGTTGCGGAGGCTTCTTGGAAGTAGCCGACTTCCTTATCAAAGCAGGGGCCGACATTGAGTTGGGCTGCTCTACTCCTCTCATGGAAGCGGCACAAGAGGGCCATCTTGAGTTGGTCAAATATCTTCTGGCAGCAG GGGCTAATGTTCATGCCACCACGGCGACTGGTGATACGGCGCTGACATACGCGTGTGAAAATGGTCACACGGATGTCGCGGACGTGCTGTTGCAGGCGGGAGCCAACCTC GAACATGAGTCTGAAGGGGGCCGGACGCCCTTGATGAAGGCTGCAAGAGCAGGGCATCTCTGCACAGTACAGTTTCTTATCAGCAAAG gtgCTAATGTAAACAGAGCTACCGCCAATAATGATCACACAGTGGTGTCTCTAGCCTGTGCTGGAGGACATCTGGCTGTGGTGGAATTGCTGCTGGCACATGGGGCGGACCCAACACACAGACTCAAA GATGGCTCGACCATGTTGATTGAAGCTGCTAAGGGTGGCCACACCAATGTCGTGTCCTACCTGTTGGACTATcccaacaacatcctttctgtaCCAGCGCCTGATCTCTCCCAGCTTACTCCCCCCTCGCAAGATGCTTCTCAG GTTCCTCGCGTCCCATTCCAAGCACTTGCTATGGTAGTTCCCCCTCAGGAGCCTGACAGAGCGCCATCAAACATCGCAACACCCCCACCTGTCTCGAACAAAG GTGCGTCCAAGCAGAGACAGGCAGCACTTCAGCCTGGCATTCCCAGCTCAGTTGGCCGGGGACCGGAACCAGAGCCTCTGCCGCCTTTCCACCTGTGCCAGCCGCTGGAGTGCATTGTGGAAGAAACTGAGGGAAAGTTGAATGAGCTAGGCCAACGCATTAGCGCTATTGAAAAAGCCCAGCTTCAGTCGCTAGAACTCATCCAAGGGGAGCCACTCACCAAAGACAAAATTGAGGAGCTGAAGAAGAGCCGAGAAGAGCAG GttcagaagaaaaagaaaatcttaaaGGAGCTGCAGAAGGTGGAACGCCAGTTGCAgctaaaaacacaacaacagttCACCAAAGAATACATGGAAGCGAAGGGCTTAAAGGAAGAGCAGGAGGCCGGACTGAGTCAAGGGCCAGGCCCAGGTCCTGGAAGTACTTTGTCTGTTCCTGGGTCCCTTCCTCTCACGCCAGCTGCCCTTATACGCTCCAGCTCTGACACGGATGAAGAGGCTAACAAGGACGGGGAGCAAGACGAGCTCCCTGGGGAGGATGAAGAAGAC gaggaggaagatgatgaagatgatgatgatgacgaggaggaagaagaggaggaggaggaggaggaggaggaagaagaggaagaggaggaggaggaggaagaagaagaagaagaagaggaagaaggctCAGAAGATGAGGTAGATCGAGAAGATTACACCAAACTTCCCCAAGTGGGCACCATCCTTTACAGAGATGGGTCACAGACCCCACAACAGCCCCCGCTGCCCCTTTCACCACAGGCCCAACCCCATCCTCagccaccacctcctcctctcccaACTGCCTTCGTTCCTGTCCAGCCTCTGCCAGATTACAACTCCGCAGAATACCCAGGAAGTACCAGTCCCGACCTCCAAAGGGTGCTGGTAGGACAGCAGATGTTGGGCCAACAGCAGTCGGGACAAGGCCAACAGTTGACTGGGTTAGCTCCTGGAATGATACCGCAGCAGGCCCCAGATGGACTGATGGTTGCTACACCGGCACAGATGCTCACAGATACGCTGGATGACTTGATTGCAG CTGTGAGCAGCCGTGTGCCCATGCTGAACACGAACACCTCACCCACTCCCTTGTCCCAACCACCCCCACAGACGTCTGCCAACATCTCCTCGCCACCATCTGTGCTACCCCTCTACCCCTCTGTTGACATTGATGCCCAC ACGGAGAGTAACCATGACACCGCGCTGACATTAGCCTGCGCCGGAGGACACGAGGAACTGGTATCTGTCCTCATTGCACGAGGAGCCAACATTGAACACCGTGACAAAAAAG GTTTTACTCCTCTCATCCTGGCTGCTACTGCCGGCCATGTTGGAGTTGTGGAAGTTTTACTCGACAAAGGTGGTGACATTGAGGCGCAGTCTGAGAGAACCAAAGACACACCTCTCTCTTTGGCCTGCTCGGGGGGACGACAGGAG GTTGTTGAATTGCTGCTGCTACGAGGCGCAAATAAGGAGCACCGCAATGTTTCTGACTACACGCCTTTGAGCCTTGCGGCCTCTGGTGGTTATGTTAACATCATCAAGATACTCCTCAATGCTGTAGCTGAAATCAACTCCAG GACTGGCAGCAAACTAGGAATCTCTCCTCTGATGCTGGCAGCAATGAATGGTCATGTACCGGCAGTCAAGTTGTTGCTGGATATGGGCTCAGACATCAATGCCCAAATTGAGACCAACAGAAACACAGCTTTGACCCTAGCCTGCTTCCAGGGGCGCGCTGAGGTTGTTAGTCTGTTGCTGGATCGCAAGGCCAATGTTGAACATCGCGCAAAG ACTGGGCTCACTCCTCTGATGGAAGCTGCCTCAGGGGGCTATGCTGAGGTGGGGCGCGTGCTGTTGGATAAAGGTGCTGATGTAAATGCTCCACCCGTTCCGTCATCCAGGGACACTGCTCTCACCATCGCTGCTGACAAGGGTCACTACAAGTTTTGTGAGCTGCTCATCAATAG GGGTGCTCATATTGATGTACGGAACAAGAAAGGAAACACACCGCTCTGGCTGGCAGCaaatggcggccattttgacgtGGTCCAGCTCTTAGTGCATGCAAGTGCTGATGTGGATGCAGCCGACAACCGCAAAATTACCCCTCTCATGGCTGCTTATCGCAAG GGTCATGTAAAAGTGGTGCAATACCTTGTCAAGGAAGTCAACCAATTTCCATCAGATATTGAGTGCATGAGATATATAGCCACCATCGCTGACAAG GAGCTTTTGAAGAAGTGCCACCAGTGCATGGAGACTATTGTCAAAGCCAAAGACCAGCAGGCAGCTGAGGCCAACAAAAACGCAAGCATTCTCCTCAAAGAGCTAGATCTGGAGAAG TCTCGAGAGGAGAGCAAGAAGCAGGCTCTGGCTGCCAAGCGAGAGAAGCGCAAAGAGAAgcgcaagaagaagaaggaggaacagaagaggaagatggaggaggaggaggggcaaaAAATCAAAGAGGATTCATCGGATATGCAGGAGCTGAAGGAAGATTCTGCTGAAG AATCAGAGGTTCCTATTGAACCACCCAGTGCaacgaccaccaccaccattggGATATCTGCCACCTCAGCCACTTTCTCCACAGCTTTTGGGAAGAAGAGAGCAAGTGTAGCTACAACCCCGAGTACCAACCGCAAGAACAAAAAGAACAAGACTAAGGACTCGCCAAATGAACCTATAATATTACAGGATCCGCAG GTTGCACTAGCACAGCACAAGGCTGACAAGAACAAAATCCACGGGGAGCCCCGAGGTGGAAGCGGAGGCGTGACGGGTGGCAACAGCGACTCAGACCCTCTGGACAGCACCGACTGCGCCAGCGAAAGCAGCAGCAGTGGTGGAAAGAGTCAGGAGCTTAATTATCTCCCTGACCTCACCTCATCTacgtcctcctcatcctcctcctcatcctcctctgcCCCATCGTCAGGGGTCGCCCAAGCCCAGACCATTCTGGTTGGCCCAGAAAAAAGACACTGTCCTCAGCCTTCAGTAGAAGCCAAGATGGACAAGGTCACTGTGTCTATCTCAAAACCAACACAAAA AGCTCCAGACATGCACGACTCCAGCACAAACTCGCTGCCCTCACCGTACAAGACCATGGCTCTTCCAGTTACCTCACCCAACAGTAAGCTTAGCCTTACAAGCCCCAAGAGGGGCCAGAAGAGAGAAGATGGTTGGAAAGAGGTTGTCAGgcg atcaaaaaagctttctgtgccAGCTTCTGTTGTGTCACGTATCATGGGCCGCGGGGGTTGCAACATCACGGCCATTCAAGATGTGACAGGAGCCCACATCGACGTAGACAAACAGAAGGACAAAAACGGCGAAAGGATGATCACCATAAG AGGGGGCACAGAGTCGACACGATATGCAGTCCAGTTGATCAATGCGCTAATCCAAGACCCAGCCAAAGAACTTGAGGATCTGATTCCTCGCAATCACATTAGAGTACCGGGCTCCAAATCATCCTCGTCGTCCTTTGGCAACAGCACAGGGGGGGGCAGTGGTTCAAATTCGGGACCAAAGTCCCTCAGCTCACTGGTTACCGCCACAGGCGTATCGTTCCAACCCTCTTCATCCTCTTCATCGTCCTCTTCTCAGGCAGGAGGAAAGATGGGGAAAGGGCTGTCATCAAATGTCAGACAGCCTTTCCCCGTATCGCTGCCACTTGCCTACGCTCATCCCCAGCTGGCCCTACTGGCAGCTCAGACCATGCACCAGATCAGACACCCTCGGCTGCCCATGGCGCAGTTTGGCGGTACTTTTCCTCCCACCGCCAGCACCTGGGGACCCTTCCCTGTGCGACCTGTGAGCCCCGGCAGCGCTAATAGCTCCCCCAAACACAACGGAGGAGGCGCAGCCGGCTCGGCCAGACCTAACTCGACCAACAGTGAGCATGGCAACACCGCCAGCTCTGCAGTCACCACGaccaccaacaccaccaccacgaGTGCTCCCAGCTCATCGCCAGCGTCGGCGATGACCCCTGCCCACAATCCTACGCCATACAACCTTCAGCCAAGCATCCCGACCCCCTCCTCAGCCAGAAAACAACTCTTCGCCCCTGATCCCAGGTCTGCTGCCGTCACCTCCGCGTCCGTCGCCACCCCTGCGACCAGCAGCGGCAGCGCGGTACGAGGTGCAGGGTCTTCGGCACAGCACAGTTCCTCCACGGCTCCAGTTAATGCTTCCCAGCAGCCGGTGGGAAATATCTCACAGCCTCCCTTCCAGCAATTTAAAACGGAGCCCAATGCTGTTGTGACGCCCGGAAAAGAGAAACCCCCTCAACATGCTGAGAGTCAGCCCGTTCCCACCAGCGACGGCGTCGCTTCGGCGAGCTTCGCTGCAACCTCTGTGGCTTTGCCTCCCAAAGCAGAACCTCGGCAGCAGTTGCCTACCCCACCGTCCTCCATTTCAGCCACAGACCCTCCCCCGGCACTCCTGAACTCCCAGCCAAACCCCCACCTCACCGCAGTTGCTCCTCCTGTCCTCTCGCACAACGTTGCGCACCCTAACAACACACTGCCACACTTCTCAGCCCCCGCGCCAAGAGTCTCCCACCGTATGCAGCCACCTGGGCCTTACTATTCTCTTCCCGAGCAGCAGCAGGTGCAGACGCAGCAGCAGTCGCAGTCTGTGTTCGTGCCCTTCAATCCGCAGCAAGAACCTGTAAAACAGACACAAAACCAGACCTCCCAGCCTACAAGTTTGCCTCTGCAGGCTCAAAGTCAGGCCCAAGGCTCTCTTCAGGTCTCAGCCAATCTTGGCATGATGAATGGTTCCCAGATTCAGCATGTGGCAAACGCTGGCAAACAAATGCCACCCAACTTTGGTCCTGCAGGCCTCTTCAATTTCAGCAGCATCTTTGAGAATAATAACCAG GTGGGAAACAATCAGGTGTGGGGCCATCTTCCTGCTCGCTCGCCTCCAGAACCTTCGTACTCCGCCCCGCCGGCCTACGTGAATGTGGGCCAGATGGAGAGCATgattcctccgcctcctccagaCAATTCCAAAGCTCCAGGTTACCGCTCTGCCTCTCAGAGGATGGTCAACAGCCCCATCG CATTGACCAGTTATGCCACCAGTATCTCTGGGAGTCCGGTGTATCTGCATGGCCACACGGGAGTCGGCACACCCTCATTCAGCAGGCAGCACTTTTCCCCTCACCCTTGGAGTGCATCCACATCTG GCGATTCTCCTGTTCCGCCTCCACCCACAGCGTCAACTTCCAGCCTCTCCACCTCGGCTGTGGCGCCGCCACCCCAGCAGAAGCAAGGCACCTCCTCGCAGCAAGATCGGAAAGTTCCTCCCCCCATCGGCACAGAAAGGCTGGCAAGAATCAGACAGACGGGCTCGGTGAACCCCCCTCTTCTCACCACCAGCTACACGGCCTCTGTTGGACAGGGAGGCATTTGGTCATTTGGTGTTGGCAGTGCTTCAG AGGGCATGTCTGGTTGGTCCCAGCCCCTGATGAGTAGCCACATGATGCATCCTCAGATGCAAGCGGAGCAGTCGGCTTTCTCTCAGCACCAGCCCATGGAGCAGGATGACACGGGCATCGCCAATCCCGCTAATAACTTCCACCAGCCTCAGCACATGCCAAACACCTACATGGACTTCCCAAAG GGAATGCCCATGTCAATGTATGGAGGGACCATGTTGCCCCCTCATCCACCAATGGCGGAGGGGCCTGGGGGACCCATGTACAATGGTTTGCATGCTGGCGACCCTGCGTGGAGCCCCATTATCAAAGTGGTCCCAAACAACGCAGACAACACTGACCCACAACAGCAG ATGTGGCCCGGCACCTGGGCGCCCCATGTGGGCAACGTGCACCTGAATCACGTCAACTAG